One region of Vitis vinifera cultivar Pinot Noir 40024 chromosome 1, ASM3070453v1 genomic DNA includes:
- the LOC100264480 gene encoding probable transmembrane ascorbate ferrireductase 4, with amino-acid sequence MATASSASLPLPLLLFARVSALFVALLVLFWALAFKSSFISHHSSQEDIVYAVLHPLFMVIGFILISGEAILVHRWLPGSRNLKKSVHLSMQGLALASGVFGIWTNFHGQDGIVANFWSLHSWMGLICMLLFGAQWLIGFLSFWHRGEMRTTRVSVLPWHVFLGLYTYGLAVATAETGLLEKLTFLQTNRNVSKHCTESMVVNGVGVGLALLSGIVILAAVCPKYQTLPSKLMYSDTKCLSS; translated from the exons ATGGCAACAGCCTCCTCTGCTTCACTGCCACTGCCTCTGCTTTTGTTTGCCAGAGTCTCAGCTCTTTTTGTTGCCCTCCTTGTTCTGTTTTGGGCTCTTGCTTTTAAGTCTAGCTTCATCTCTCATCACTCATCCCAGGAAGATATAGTCTATGCT GTTCTTCATCCTCTATTTATGGTGATCGGTTTCATCCTCATCAGTGGAGAAG CTATTCTTGTTCATAGATGGTTGCCTGGTTcaagaaatttgaagaaatcaGTGCATCTATCCATGCAAGGTCTGGCTTTGGCTTCTGGGGTTTTTGGGATTTGGACAAATTTCCATGGGCAAGATGGGATTGTGGCTAATTTCTGGAGCTTGCATTCATGGATGGGTCTGATCTGTATGCTCTTGTTTGGTGCTCAG TGGTTGATAGGTTTCCTGAGCTTTTGGCACAGAGGGGAGATGCGCACAACCCGGGTAAGCGTCTTGCCTTGGCATGTCTTCCTTGGTCTATACACCTATGGCCTGGCGGTGGCCACAGCTGAAACAGGACTTTTGGAGAAGTTAACGTTCCTTCAAACAAACAGAAATGTGTCGAAACATTGTACAGAGTCGATGGTTGTAAATGGCGTGGGAGTGGGACTGGCCCTGCTCAGCGGAATTGTGATACTGGCTGCTGTTTGCCCCAAGTACCAAACTCTACCAAGTAAACTCATGTATTCAGACACCAAGTGCTTGTCTTCTTAA
- the LOC100259365 gene encoding uncharacterized protein LOC100259365, which yields MCSSSASPSSLFLSTGTPILRSRIVPIFSSSSPFINSHRFRNPRLCISSSVSETSFEVTWVSPERNASDDYGGWAVVESPCRKKKKGSSALFCVVTGTSIAILLSAIAYFSLSRKGFRLQFNKPMHSIHEIFVRTKTEAGQSNTVYSNASDVDTNIVEAGTESASNEIDEDVASASKKVKHVLIPVAADSTQQEALLVLKKLKIIEDDVSADELCTKREYARWLVRANLLLERDPRHRIFSSSLPSGSIISAFDDVNAEDRDYGSIQALAEAGIIPSKLSGNSNSALDSSKVQGEVYFSPDRFISRQDLINWKAQLEYKFMPGIKEKISRTKVDFMDMKEISSDASPEFFIDMLAGDRSIVRKVFGQSKRFQPNKPSTKAQSAVALTSGRMTEVIHTELLRLEAEKLSREAEAEEIRSQLLNRGDIQSFWSEKIKDEKIRGFEVEKDYLAAVSDLEEERIVHVNCLTENLKEKAAMECQSQLLFRLKDEVDEMSERLACERTGYMAEQRNLQDMLNELQNKQEGVLDVKSILEAEKEALRILRSWVEDEARKNQARAKVLEEVGRRWKWDSDAQMS from the exons ATGTGTTCTTCCTCTGCATCTCCCTCGTCTCTTTTCCTCTCCACCGGCACTCCTATTCTACGAAGTCGTATCGTTCCAATCTTCAGTTCTTCTAGCCCATTTATCAATTCTCACAGATTCAGAAACCCTAGGTTATGTATCTCCTCATCAGTCTCCGAGACAAGCTTCGAGGTCACGTGGGTGTCTCCTGAACGCAATGCAAGCGACGACTATGGTGGCTGGGCGGTTGTCGAGTCTCCATGTCGTAAGAAGAAGAAAG GGTCAAGTGCACTTTTTTGTGTGGTTACTGGGACTTCGATTGCCATTCTACTCTCCGCCATTGCTTACTTCTCATTATCAAGAAAAG GTTTTAGGCTTCAGTTTAATAAACCGATGCATTCTATCCATGAAATCTTTGTGCGAACTAAAACTGAAGCTGGTCAAAGCAACACTGTGTACTCCAATGCATCTGATGTGGACACCAACATTGTTGAGGCCGGCACAGAGAGTGCATCTAATGAAATTGATGAAGATGTGGCATCAG CATCCAAAAAGGTTAAGCATGTTCTGATCCCAGTTGCTGCAGATTCCACTCAACAAGAAGCTCTATTGGTTCTGAAGAAACTGAAG ATAATTGAGGATGATGTCAGTGCAGATGAATTATGCACTAAGAGGGAGTATGCAAGATGGTTGGTCCGAGCAAATTTGTTACTAGAAAG GGACCCAAGACACAGGATATTTTCCTCCAGTTTACCTTCTGGGTCCATAATTTCTGCATTTGATGATGTGAATGCTGAAGACAGAGATTATGGGTCTATTCAAG CCCTAGCAGAGGCTGGCATTATACCTAGCAAGCTATCAGGGAACTCCAACTCTGCTCTTGACAGTTCGAAAGTCCAGGGAGAGGTCTATTTTTCCCCTGATAG ATTTATATCCAGACAAGATCTGATAAACTGGAAGGCTCAATTAGAATATAAATTCATGCCAGGAATTAAAGAGAAG ATATCCAGAACAAAAGTGGATTTTATGGACATGAAGGAGATCAGTTCAGATGCATCACCAGAGTTTTTTATAGACATGCTGGCTGGTGACAGGAGTATAGTCAGAAAAGTTTTTG GACAGAGCAAGCGGTTTCAACCAAATAAACCTTCAACAAAAGCACAATCAGCAGTTGCACTGACAAGTGGTAGGATGACAGAAGTAATTCATACAGAATTGTTGAGACTAGAGGCTGAGAAACTCTCAAGGGAAGCTGAAGCTGAAGAAATTAGGTCTCAGTTGCTCAACCGAGGAGACATACAAAGCTTTTGGAGTGAGAAGATTAAAGATGAGAAAATCCGTGGTTTTGAGGTGGAGAAGGACTATCTTGCTGCAGTTAGTGATTTGGAAGAGGAGAGGATTGTTCATGTGAATTGTCTCACTGAGAATTTGAAGGAGAAGGCAGCTATGGAATGCCAGAGTCAGCTTCTTTTCAGGCTCAAAGATGAAGTCGATGAGATGTCAGAGCGGCTTGCATGTGAGAGGACGGGTTATATGGCTGAGCAGCGCAATTTGCAGGACATGCTCAATGAATTACAGAACAAACAGGAAGGAGTGCTTGATGTGAAATCTATACTGGAAGCTGAGAAAGAAGCTCTTCGAATTCTCAG ATCTTGGGTTGAGGATGAAGCACGAAAAAACCAAGCTCGTGCCAAGGTTCTTGAGGAGGTAGGACGGCGGTGGAAATGGGACAGTGATGCCCAAATGTCATAA